The window TCAGGCCGATGAAGTTCCACGACCCGATGCCGATCGAGTCGGTGAAGCTGAAGAAGATCCCGACGATCCCCGGCACGGTGATCGCCAGCGTGAACAGCACCAGGCTGGGAAGCAGGAACAGGTAGTAGATCGGCTCCACGCGCCGACGGGAGCGGTGTGTCGCCGCCGGTCCGGCGACGATCGTCTCGGTGGTGGTCATTGCGTGGCCTCCTCGCCCTGCGCGTCGGTCTCGCTCGAGGGAAGGGGCGAGCGGAAGGCCAGCCGGGCCCAGTCGGTGTCCATCGTCCGCAGCGTCGCCTCGGTGTCGGCGCCGAGCGCCAGCGCCTGCGCGTAGCTGAAGACCGGGATGGTCTTGGGGACGAGGACGGAGGGGCCCTGATAGAAGCTGCCCTCGTCGTAGTAGGCGATCATGCCCTCGACGCGGGGGTCGCTCGGTGGCGGAGCCCCCTCCGTGGGAGCGAAGCCGAGCTGGGACTCGTTGTAGGCCTCGATGTTCTCAGGCTGGTAGAGGAACTCCAGGAAGTCCCGCGCCGCGTCCTGATGACGCGATTCCTCCGGGATCATCGCCGCGAGGTCGGTGTTCACCCGGACCTTGAGGTCGTCGGGATCATCCGTCATGGGAAGCGGAAAGGTCCCGAGGTCGAGGTCGGGGTCGGTCTTGGCGATCTCTGCGAGCGCCCACGGCCCCTGGAGGTACATCGCCGCCTCGCCCCGCGCGAACGCCAGGTTGCCGTCGTTGTACGCCCGCGAATCGGCGTCGGCGTTGGTGTAGTCCGTCAGCTGCGCCATCTTGTCCAGCGGCTCGGCGAACTGGTCTTGGAAGGACACCGCAGATCCGGCCCCGACATCCGCGCCCTCCTCGGCCAGCTGGTTGAAGAAGTCCACGACGTCGACCGAACCGCCGATGGCGTAGTCGTACCACCCCTGGGCGACGGTCCAGTCGTCCTTGAAGGTCGCGTAGAAGGGCGTCACCCCCGCGGCCTCGAGTGCGTCGCAGACGGCGATGAGCTCGTCCCATGTCTGGGGGACGTCGAGGCCGTTCTCTTCGAAGATGGCGCGGTTGTAGATGACCGACGACGCCATCACCGAGTACGGCAGGGCGCTGGTGCGTCCCTCGCACGACCCGTACTGCGCCATCAGCACGTCGAGGTCGTCGCGAACGGTCGATGCCGCCTCGGTGTCGGAGAGATCCGAGAGCGCGCATCGATCGACGAAGCGCGCGACCTCGTAGTTGTAGTTGGCCAGCATGATGTCCGGCGGATTTCCGCGGACGAAGCTGGCCGACACCACGTCGACCCCCGAGGTGTCCATCTCCACCCGGACCCGGTCCTGGGAGGCGTTGTAATCCGAGACCAGCTGATTCATGAAGTCGAGAGCCTCCCGCTTGCTGAAGGTGAAGCGGATGGTCTCGCGGCCGTCGGCGGAGCACCCGGCGAGCAGGGCGCCGGCGAGGGCGAGGAGGGAGATCGTCGCGGCGGCGCGACGGGAAGGGTTTCCTGGAGGCACGTCATCGTCCTTCGTCAAAATTGTCACTCACTTGCTCGCCGCATTAAATTTATGCCGCAAATCAAGTTCCTGGCATCCATAATGCAAAGGAACCCGAGAAAGGTCAACCCTCTTGTCGAGCCCCGCGATGATGCCTCTCCCGCCGCGGCGCGCGAGTCTTCTCGCCGTCATCGGCTACGCCTGGGATGCCGAGGTGTTCACTGCCACGGACGTCATCGAGACCGTCGCGGTGACGCGGTCCACGGCGATCGACGTCATCGACGAGCTGGTGGCCCGTGGGCTCGTCGTCGAGCTGCCCAACGCCCGCGCCGTCGGGGATTACCGCAAGGGACGCCCTGCGCGTCGATTCGCGCTCCGCCAGGATGCCGCCTTCGTCGTGGGACTGGACGCCGGCCGGGGGCATCTGACCGCCACGGTGGCCGATCTGCGAGGGACGACCCGCGCGGTCGAGCGCGTCGTCGTCGACGCCGATGACGACGCCCCGGATGTCCGGCGTCGCGAGGCGGAGCGCGCCGTGGATCGCGCACTTCGGATCGCGGGCGTCACCCGCGGGGATGTCGCGGCGATGGGCGTCGGCGTTCCGGCCCCGGTCGATGCGCGGGGGGAGTCGCCGGCGGACGACGCAGGGTTCTGGACCCGGATGAATCCCGGGTTCGCCCCGCAGTTCCGGCAGTGGGTGCCGATGGTGAAGGTCGCAAACGACGCGTCGCTCGCCTCGGTCGCCGAGCGCACGCTCGGCGCCGCGCGCGGCTGCGACGACGTCGTGGTCCTCCTCGCCGGAGAGCGTCTGGGCGCCGGTGTCTGGGTCGACGGTCACCTGCTCACCGGAGCGCACGGCGGCGCCGGCGAGATGGTGGCCTTCGATCACGTCCGGGGCGTCGACAGCGCGTGGGGGTTCGGGCACCGCGCGGTCGAGCTCGCGCGCGAGGCGATCGCCCGCGGCACCCTCCCGCCCTCGAGCGTGCTGCACCGGTCGGCGCCGGGCGAGCTCGAGGGGCGGGATGTCTTCGCCGCAGCGGCCGAGGGCGACCCCGGCGCGCGGCGGATCACCGACGAGATCGGCGGATCGCTGGCCATCATCGCGGGTGTCTTCGGGAGTCTTTTCGACACCCGCCTGCTGATCGTCTCCGGTGCCGTCGCCGACGGGGCGGCGCCGCTGATCGAGGCGGCTCGAGGCGCGGTGGCCGCGACGCTCCACCTTCCCGCCCCCGAGATCGTCGCGTCCGCCCTCGGCGCCGATATCGTCTCCCTCGGAGCGGTCTGCGCCGCCGTGCAGGAGGCGCGACGCGGCATCCTGGATCTCCCACAGTTCGCTCAGCCGGCTTGAGGGCTCGGCCCGGTCAGAGTTCCGCCTGCCAGAGGCGGTCGACCGGGAGGGGGCGGCCGAGCACGCGCTCCGCCGCACGGTGGCCCGAGCACATCGCCGCGGTGACGGTGGCGGGATCATCCGTCCAGGTCGCCTCACCGGCGAGGTGGAGGACGCCGCCCACGGGGGTGGCGAGGTCGTCGTGGTCGCTCGTGGCCGACCCGACCGTCATGTACGCGTACGAGCCGTGGCTGAAGGGATCGGCTTGCCACGCGGTGACCTCGACGTCGACCGGGTCGGGCGCGCCCGGATGCAGGCGTCGGAGCTGCTCCATCACCGAGGCGGCAACCTGATCGTCGCTCC of the Microbacterium invictum genome contains:
- a CDS encoding ABC transporter substrate-binding protein, translated to MPPGNPSRRAAATISLLALAGALLAGCSADGRETIRFTFSKREALDFMNQLVSDYNASQDRVRVEMDTSGVDVVSASFVRGNPPDIMLANYNYEVARFVDRCALSDLSDTEAASTVRDDLDVLMAQYGSCEGRTSALPYSVMASSVIYNRAIFEENGLDVPQTWDELIAVCDALEAAGVTPFYATFKDDWTVAQGWYDYAIGGSVDVVDFFNQLAEEGADVGAGSAVSFQDQFAEPLDKMAQLTDYTNADADSRAYNDGNLAFARGEAAMYLQGPWALAEIAKTDPDLDLGTFPLPMTDDPDDLKVRVNTDLAAMIPEESRHQDAARDFLEFLYQPENIEAYNESQLGFAPTEGAPPPSDPRVEGMIAYYDEGSFYQGPSVLVPKTIPVFSYAQALALGADTEATLRTMDTDWARLAFRSPLPSSETDAQGEEATQ
- a CDS encoding ROK family protein, with amino-acid sequence MPLPPRRASLLAVIGYAWDAEVFTATDVIETVAVTRSTAIDVIDELVARGLVVELPNARAVGDYRKGRPARRFALRQDAAFVVGLDAGRGHLTATVADLRGTTRAVERVVVDADDDAPDVRRREAERAVDRALRIAGVTRGDVAAMGVGVPAPVDARGESPADDAGFWTRMNPGFAPQFRQWVPMVKVANDASLASVAERTLGAARGCDDVVVLLAGERLGAGVWVDGHLLTGAHGGAGEMVAFDHVRGVDSAWGFGHRAVELAREAIARGTLPPSSVLHRSAPGELEGRDVFAAAAEGDPGARRITDEIGGSLAIIAGVFGSLFDTRLLIVSGAVADGAAPLIEAARGAVAATLHLPAPEIVASALGADIVSLGAVCAAVQEARRGILDLPQFAQPA